One window of Saprospiraceae bacterium genomic DNA carries:
- the purQ gene encoding phosphoribosylformylglycinamidine synthase subunit PurQ: protein MKFGVVVFPGSNCDDDLMYVIGEVFKKPIEKIWHKEHSLKQFNPGDCIFLPGGFSFGDYLRCGAIAKFSPIMPEVIRFANEGGLVIGICNGFQILCESGLLPGQLLVNQNEKFMCKNVYLKPGTIDSPLSCLLDPNKAYKIPIAHADGRYFTDEQTLSELKSQSQIIFQYCDPSGRIDEASNVNGSCLNIAGICNKERNVCGLMPHPERAAEAALGNTDGRPILESIFEWIRQYSNSIA, encoded by the coding sequence ATGAAATTTGGCGTGGTTGTTTTTCCCGGATCAAATTGTGATGATGATCTGATGTATGTGATTGGTGAAGTATTCAAAAAGCCAATTGAGAAAATTTGGCACAAAGAACACTCTTTAAAACAGTTTAATCCAGGTGATTGCATTTTCCTGCCGGGTGGATTTTCTTTTGGAGATTATCTGCGTTGTGGTGCCATTGCTAAATTTTCACCCATTATGCCTGAAGTAATTCGTTTTGCAAATGAAGGCGGATTGGTGATCGGCATTTGCAATGGTTTTCAAATTCTGTGTGAATCCGGATTGCTTCCAGGACAATTGCTGGTCAACCAGAATGAAAAATTTATGTGCAAAAATGTCTACCTCAAACCAGGCACGATCGATTCTCCACTTAGTTGTTTGTTAGACCCAAATAAAGCTTACAAAATACCAATAGCGCACGCAGATGGCCGTTATTTTACCGACGAACAAACCTTGAGTGAATTGAAGTCCCAGAGTCAAATTATCTTTCAGTATTGCGATCCATCTGGCCGCATAGACGAGGCGTCCAATGTAAATGGTTCTTGTTTAAACATTGCAGGGATCTGTAATAAAGAACGCAATGTATGTGGATTGATGCCACACCCGGAACGTGCGGCAGAAGCTGCACTCGGCAATACCGATGGCCGCCCCATCCTTGAATCCATCTTTGAATGGATTAGACAGTATTCCAATTCCATAGCATAA